From a region of the Sebastes umbrosus isolate fSebUmb1 chromosome 10, fSebUmb1.pri, whole genome shotgun sequence genome:
- the LOC119496165 gene encoding trichohyalin-like isoform X2, which produces MFPRESYCRKDEVVKVKGPRQEEERWLHSHQQKKVAQDPIKQSPKAKYPEMQRHTIPHKDEVVKVKGLRQEEERWLRSHRQKKVAPDPREQSPKAKHPKMQSHTTPHKDEVVKVKGLRQEEERCLRSHQQKKVAPDPREQSPKARHPKMQCHTTPRKDEVVKVKGLRQEEERLLRSHQQKKVAPEPSEQSPKARHSKMQCHSIPHKDEVVKVKVLRQEEERCLRSHQQKKVAPDPGEQSPKARHPKMQCHTPYHKDEVVKVKGLRQEEERLLRSHQQKKVAPEPSEQSPKARHLKMQCHSPYHKDEVVKVKGLRQEEERCLRSHQQKKVAPDPGEQSPKARHPKMQCHTPYHKDEVVKVKGLRQEEERLLRSHQQKKVAPEPSEQSPKARHLKMQCHSPYHKDEVVKVKVLRQEEERCLRSHQQKKVAPDPGEQSPKARHPKMQCHTPYHKDEVVKVKGLRQEEERLLRSHQQKKVAPEPSEQSPKARHSKMQSHTTPHKDEVVKVKGPRQEEERLLRSHQQKKVAPDPREQNQKSRHPQMQPHTTPHKDEVVKVKGLRQEEERCLRSHQQKKVAPDPREQSPKARHPPMQRHTIPYKDEVVKVKVLRPEEKRCLRSHQQKKVAPDPREQSPKARHPQMQRHTIPHKDEVVKVKVLRPEEERCLRSHQQKKVAPDPREQSPKARHPQMQRHTIPHKDEVVKVKVFRPEEERCLRSHQQKKVAPDPREQSPKARHPQMQRHTIPHKDEVVKVKVLRQEEERCLRSHQQKKVAPDPKEQSPKAKHPKMQSHTPYHKDEVVKVKGLRQEEERLLGSHQQKKVAPDPGEQSPKAKHPKMQRQTIPHKDEVVKVKVLRQEEERCLRSHQQEKVAPDPGEQSPKAKYPKMQCHTIPHKDEVVKDKGLREEEERCLRSHQQEKVAPDPGEQSPKAKHPKMQCHTIPHKDEVVKDKDLREEEERCLRSHQQEKVAPDPGEQSPKAKHPKMQCHTIPHKDEVVKDKDLREEEERCLRSHQQEKVAPDPGEQSPKAKHPKMQCHTIPHKDEVVKDKDLREEEERCLRSHQQEKVAPDPGEQSPKAKHPKMQCHTIPHKDEVVKDKDLREEEERCLRSHQQEKVAPDPGEQSPKAKHPKMQCHTIPHKDEVVKDKGLREEEERRLGENKTGVQAVPEKKKGQDAVSPTQTVRQQQIKFLGFPNPAVYCYINSTLQSLLTLEEFVSAFSCQEEVWNSMPEAALLRSFMDIKKCHFSGDTSHKIDLLTELKKTIWSPEFQDLDQKDAHEFFTTVLEQMRCLSPKLQEMAARLGTSYSCPVEDNLVFKMLNTRTCKRCGSGSSREEEFTNLSLDLVPGGGSVEQMLEDYLSEKELKYKCECGGTKSIQRLSFLTLPRVLVLHLKRFRFTPSFQLRKLNDPVSLLRDLVVMSDQAGCCYSLVSTINHLGSTPDSGHYICDGRDPDVGQGDRTDRWFTYDDAEVTETSGDYVCDTRRRSSYILTYKRHD; this is translated from the exons ATGTTTCCTCGGGAATCCTATTGTAGAAAGG ACGAGGTGGTGAAGGTCAAAGGCCccagacaggaagaggagagatggcTCCATTCACACCAACAGAAAAAAGTTGCACAAGATCCTATAAAGCAGAGCCCAAAGGCAAAGTACCCTGAGATGCAGCGCCACACCATCCCTCATAAGGACGAGGTGGTGAAAGTCAAAGGCctcagacaggaagaggagagatggcTCCGTTCACACCGCCAGAAAAAGGTTGCACCAGATCCTAGAGAGCAGAGCCCAAAGGCAAAGCACCCGAAGATGCAGAGCCACACCACCCCTCACAAGGACGAGGTGGTGAAG GTCAAAGGCctcagacaggaagaggagagatgcCTCCGTTCACACCAACAGAAAAAGGTTGCACCAGATCCTAGAGAGCAGAGCCCAAAGGCAAGGCACCCAAAGATGCAGTGCCACACCACCCCTCGCAAGGACGAGGTGGTGAAGGTCAAAGGCctcagacaggaagaggagagattGCTCCGTTCACACCAACAGAAAAAAGTTGCACCAGAGCCTAGTGAGCAGAGCCCAAAGGCAAGGCACTCGAAGATGCAGTGCCACTCCATCCCTCACAAGGACGAGGTGGTGAAGGTCAAAGTCctcagacaggaagaggagagatgcCTCCGTTCACACCAACAGAAAAAGGTTGCACCAGATCCTGGAGAGCAGAGCCCAAAGGCAAGGCACCCAAAGATGCAGTGCCACACCCCCTATCACAAGGACGAGGTGGTGAAGGTCAAAGGCctcagacaggaagaggagagattGCTCCGTTCACACCAACAGAAAAAAGTTGCACCAGAGCCTAGTGAGCAGAGCCCAAAGGCAAGGCACTTGAAGATGCAGTGCCACTCCCCCTATCACAAGGACGAGGTGGTGAAAGTCAAAGGCctcagacaggaagaggagagatgcCTCCGTTCACACCAACAGAAAAAGGTTGCACCAGATCCTGGAGAGCAGAGCCCAAAGGCAAGGCACCCAAAGATGCAGTGCCACACCCCCTATCACAAGGACGAGGTGGTGAAGGTCAAAGGCctcagacaggaagaggagagattGCTCCGTTCACACCAACAGAAAAAAGTTGCACCAGAGCCTAGTGAGCAGAGCCCAAAGGCAAGGCACTTGAAGATGCAGTGCCACTCCCCCTATCACAAGGACGAGGTGGTGAAAGTCAAAGTCctcagacaggaagaggagagatgcCTCCGTTCACACCAACAGAAAAAGGTTGCACCAGATCCTGGAGAGCAGAGCCCAAAGGCAAGGCACCCAAAGATGCAGTGCCACACCCCCTATCACAAGGACGAGGTGGTGAAGGTCAAAGGCctcagacaggaagaggagagattGCTCCGTTCACACCAACAGAAAAAAGTTGCACCAGAGCCTAGTGAGCAGAGCCCAAAGGCAAGGCACTCGAAGATGCAGAGCCACACCACCCCTCACAAGGACGAGGTGGTGAAGGTCAAAGGCCccagacaggaagaggagagattGCTCCGTTCACACCAACAGAAAAAGGTTGCACCAGATCCTAGAGAGCAGAACCAAAAGTCAAGGCACCCGCAGATGCAGCCCCACACCACCCCTCACAAGGACGAGGTGGTGAAGGTCAAAGGCctcagacaggaagaggagagatgcCTCCGTTCACACCAACAGAAAAAGGTTGCACCAGATCCTAGAGAGCAGAGCCCAAAGGCAAGGCACCCGCCGATGCAGCGCCACACCATCCCTTACAAGGACGAGGTGGTGAAGGTTAAAGTCCTCAGACCGGAAGAGAAGAGATGCCTCCGTTCACACCAACAGAAAAAGGTTGCACCAGATCCTAGAGAGCAGAGCCCAAAGGCAAGGCACCCGCAGATGCAGCGCCACACCATCCCTCACAAGGACGAGGTGGTGAAGGTCAAAGTCCTCAGACCGGAAGAGGAGAGATGCCTCCGTTCACACCAACAGAAAAAGGTTGCACCAGATCCTAGAGAGCAGAGCCCAAAGGCAAGGCACCCGCAGATGCAGCGCCACACCATCCCTCACAAGGACGAGGTGGTGAAGGTCAAAGTCTTCAGACCGGAAGAGGAGAGATGCCTCCGTTCACACCAACAGAAAAAGGTTGCACCAGATCCTAGAGAGCAGAGCCCAAAGGCAAGGCACCCGCAGATGCAGCGCCACACCATCCCTCACAAGGACGAGGTGGTGAAGGTCAAAGTCctcagacaggaagaggagagatgcCTCCGTTCACACCAACAGAAAAAGGTTGCACCAGATCCTAAAGAGCAGAGCCCAAAGGCAAAGCACCCAAAGATGCAGAGCCACACCCCCTATCACAAGGACGAGGTGGTGAAGGTCAAAGGCctcagacaggaagaggagagattGCTCGGTTCACACCAACAGAAAAAGGTTGCACCAGATCCTGGAGAGCAGAGCCCAAAGGCAAAGCACCCAAAGATGCAGCGCCAAACCATCCCTCATAAGGACGAGGTGGTGAAGGTCAAAGTCctcagacaggaagaggagagatgcCTCCGTTCACATCAACAGGAAAAGGTTGCACCCGATCCTGGAGAGCAGAGCCCAAAGGCAAAGTATCCAAAGATGCAATGCCACACCATCCCTCACAAAGACGAGGTGGTGAAGGACAAAGGcctcagagaggaagaggagagatgcCTCCGTTCACACCAACAGGAAAAGGTTGCACCCGATCCTGGAGAGCAGAGCCCAAAGGCAAAGCACCCGAAGATGCAATGCCACACCATCCCTCACAAGGACGAGGTGGTGAAGGACAAAGAcctcagagaggaagaggagagatgcCTCCGTTCACACCAACAGGAAAAGGTTGCACCCGATCCTGGAGAGCAGAGCCCAAAGGCAAAGCACCCGAAGATGCAATGCCACACCATCCCTCACAAGGACGAGGTGGTGAAGGACAAAGAcctcagagaggaagaggagagatgcCTCCGTTCACACCAACAGGAAAAGGTTGCACCCGATCCTGGAGAGCAGAGCCCAAAGGCAAAGCACCCGAAGATGCAATGCCACACCATCCCTCACAAGGACGAGGTGGTGAAGGACAAAGAcctcagagaggaagaggagagatgcCTCCGTTCACACCAACAGGAAAAGGTTGCACCCGATCCTGGAGAGCAGAGCCCAAAGGCAAAGCACCCGAAGATGCAATGCCACACCATCCCTCACAAGGACGAGGTGGTGAAGGACAAAGAcctcagagaggaagaggagagatgcCTCCGTTCACACCAACAGGAAAAGGTTGCACCCGATCCTGGAGAGCAGAGCCCAAAGGCAAAGCATCCAAAGATGCAATGCCACACCATCCCTCACAAAGACGAGGTGGTGAAGGACAAAGGcctcagagaggaagaggagagacggcTGGGGGAAAACAAGACAGGTGTTCAGGCTGTGCCCGAAAAAAAGAAGGGACAAGATGCCGTCTCCCCGACTCAGACCGTCAGACAGCAGCAGATAAAGTTTCTTGG gTTCCCGAACCCAGCAGtatactgttatataaactCCACCCTGCAGAGCCTCCTGACATTGGAGGAGTTTGTAAGCGCCTTCAGCTGTCAGGAGGAGGTCTGGAATTCAATGCCTGAAGCTGCACTTCTGAG ATCATTTATGGACATCAAAAAGTGTCACTTTTCCGGGGACACCAGCCATAAAATTGACCTTCTAACTGAACTCAAGAAGACGATTTGGTCTCCGGAGTTCCAGGATCTCGACCAGAAG gatGCTCACGAGTTCTTCACCACTGTGCTCGAGCAGATGAGATGCTTGAGCCCAAAGCTTCAGGAGATGGCTGCCAGGTTGGGCACCTCCTACAGCTGTCCAGTGGAAGATAACTTGGTGTTTAAAATGCTTAACACCAGGACCTGCAAAAG GTGCGGCTCAGGATCCTCACGAGAGGAGGAATTTACTAACCTCTCCCTGGATCTGGTGCCTGGAGGCGGAAGCGTGGAGCAGATGCTTGAGGATTACCTGTCG GAGAAGGAGTTGAAGTACAAGTGCGAGTGCGGTGGCACCAAGTCAATCCAGCGCCTGTCATTTCTGACCCTGCCAAG AGTGCTGGTCTTGCATCTAAAGCGCTTCAGGTTCACTCCATCCTTCCAGCTTCGAAAGCTCAATGACCCCGTCAGCCTACTCAGGGATCTGGTGGTGATGTCAGACCAG GCTGGTTGCTGCTACAGTCTGGTCAGCACCATTAATCACCTCGGCTCCACACCAGATAGTG GACACTACATCTGTGACGGCAGGGATCCAGATGTGGGACAGGGGGACCGAACTGACCGCTGGTTCACCTACGATGACGCAGAGGTGACCGAAACAAGCGGCGACTATGTGTGTGACACGCGGAGAAGATCCTCCTACATCCTGACATACAAACGTCAt GACTAG
- the LOC119496165 gene encoding trichohyalin-like isoform X4: MFPRESYCRKDEVVKVKGLRQEEERWLRSHRQKKVAPDPREQSPKAKHPKMQSHTTPHKDEVVKVKGLRQEEERCLRSHQQKKVAPDPREQSPKARHPKMQCHTTPRKDEVVKVKGLRQEEERLLRSHQQKKVAPEPSEQSPKARHSKMQCHSIPHKDEVVKVKVLRQEEERCLRSHQQKKVAPDPGEQSPKARHPKMQCHTPYHKDEVVKVKGLRQEEERLLRSHQQKKVAPEPSEQSPKARHLKMQCHSPYHKDEVVKVKGLRQEEERCLRSHQQKKVAPDPGEQSPKARHPKMQCHTPYHKDEVVKVKGLRQEEERLLRSHQQKKVAPEPSEQSPKARHLKMQCHSPYHKDEVVKVKVLRQEEERCLRSHQQKKVAPDPGEQSPKARHPKMQCHTPYHKDEVVKVKGLRQEEERLLRSHQQKKVAPEPSEQSPKARHSKMQSHTTPHKDEVVKVKGPRQEEERLLRSHQQKKVAPDPREQNQKSRHPQMQPHTTPHKDEVVKVKGLRQEEERCLRSHQQKKVAPDPREQSPKARHPPMQRHTIPYKDEVVKVKVLRPEEKRCLRSHQQKKVAPDPREQSPKARHPQMQRHTIPHKDEVVKVKVLRPEEERCLRSHQQKKVAPDPREQSPKARHPQMQRHTIPHKDEVVKVKVFRPEEERCLRSHQQKKVAPDPREQSPKARHPQMQRHTIPHKDEVVKVKVLRQEEERCLRSHQQKKVAPDPKEQSPKAKHPKMQSHTPYHKDEVVKVKGLRQEEERLLGSHQQKKVAPDPGEQSPKAKHPKMQRQTIPHKDEVVKVKVLRQEEERCLRSHQQEKVAPDPGEQSPKAKYPKMQCHTIPHKDEVVKDKGLREEEERCLRSHQQEKVAPDPGEQSPKAKHPKMQCHTIPHKDEVVKDKDLREEEERCLRSHQQEKVAPDPGEQSPKAKHPKMQCHTIPHKDEVVKDKDLREEEERCLRSHQQEKVAPDPGEQSPKAKHPKMQCHTIPHKDEVVKDKDLREEEERCLRSHQQEKVAPDPGEQSPKAKHPKMQCHTIPHKDEVVKDKDLREEEERCLRSHQQEKVAPDPGEQSPKAKHPKMQCHTIPHKDEVVKDKGLREEEERRLGENKTGVQAVPEKKKGQDAVSPTQTVRQQQIKFLGFPNPAVYCYINSTLQSLLTLEEFVSAFSCQEEVWNSMPEAALLRSFMDIKKCHFSGDTSHKIDLLTELKKTIWSPEFQDLDQKDAHEFFTTVLEQMRCLSPKLQEMAARLGTSYSCPVEDNLVFKMLNTRTCKRCGSGSSREEEFTNLSLDLVPGGGSVEQMLEDYLSEKELKYKCECGGTKSIQRLSFLTLPRVLVLHLKRFRFTPSFQLRKLNDPVSLLRDLVVMSDQAGCCYSLVSTINHLGSTPDSGHYICDGRDPDVGQGDRTDRWFTYDDAEVTETSGDYVCDTRRRSSYILTYKRHD; encoded by the exons ATGTTTCCTCGGGAATCCTATTGTAGAAAG GACGAGGTGGTGAAAGTCAAAGGCctcagacaggaagaggagagatggcTCCGTTCACACCGCCAGAAAAAGGTTGCACCAGATCCTAGAGAGCAGAGCCCAAAGGCAAAGCACCCGAAGATGCAGAGCCACACCACCCCTCACAAGGACGAGGTGGTGAAG GTCAAAGGCctcagacaggaagaggagagatgcCTCCGTTCACACCAACAGAAAAAGGTTGCACCAGATCCTAGAGAGCAGAGCCCAAAGGCAAGGCACCCAAAGATGCAGTGCCACACCACCCCTCGCAAGGACGAGGTGGTGAAGGTCAAAGGCctcagacaggaagaggagagattGCTCCGTTCACACCAACAGAAAAAAGTTGCACCAGAGCCTAGTGAGCAGAGCCCAAAGGCAAGGCACTCGAAGATGCAGTGCCACTCCATCCCTCACAAGGACGAGGTGGTGAAGGTCAAAGTCctcagacaggaagaggagagatgcCTCCGTTCACACCAACAGAAAAAGGTTGCACCAGATCCTGGAGAGCAGAGCCCAAAGGCAAGGCACCCAAAGATGCAGTGCCACACCCCCTATCACAAGGACGAGGTGGTGAAGGTCAAAGGCctcagacaggaagaggagagattGCTCCGTTCACACCAACAGAAAAAAGTTGCACCAGAGCCTAGTGAGCAGAGCCCAAAGGCAAGGCACTTGAAGATGCAGTGCCACTCCCCCTATCACAAGGACGAGGTGGTGAAAGTCAAAGGCctcagacaggaagaggagagatgcCTCCGTTCACACCAACAGAAAAAGGTTGCACCAGATCCTGGAGAGCAGAGCCCAAAGGCAAGGCACCCAAAGATGCAGTGCCACACCCCCTATCACAAGGACGAGGTGGTGAAGGTCAAAGGCctcagacaggaagaggagagattGCTCCGTTCACACCAACAGAAAAAAGTTGCACCAGAGCCTAGTGAGCAGAGCCCAAAGGCAAGGCACTTGAAGATGCAGTGCCACTCCCCCTATCACAAGGACGAGGTGGTGAAAGTCAAAGTCctcagacaggaagaggagagatgcCTCCGTTCACACCAACAGAAAAAGGTTGCACCAGATCCTGGAGAGCAGAGCCCAAAGGCAAGGCACCCAAAGATGCAGTGCCACACCCCCTATCACAAGGACGAGGTGGTGAAGGTCAAAGGCctcagacaggaagaggagagattGCTCCGTTCACACCAACAGAAAAAAGTTGCACCAGAGCCTAGTGAGCAGAGCCCAAAGGCAAGGCACTCGAAGATGCAGAGCCACACCACCCCTCACAAGGACGAGGTGGTGAAGGTCAAAGGCCccagacaggaagaggagagattGCTCCGTTCACACCAACAGAAAAAGGTTGCACCAGATCCTAGAGAGCAGAACCAAAAGTCAAGGCACCCGCAGATGCAGCCCCACACCACCCCTCACAAGGACGAGGTGGTGAAGGTCAAAGGCctcagacaggaagaggagagatgcCTCCGTTCACACCAACAGAAAAAGGTTGCACCAGATCCTAGAGAGCAGAGCCCAAAGGCAAGGCACCCGCCGATGCAGCGCCACACCATCCCTTACAAGGACGAGGTGGTGAAGGTTAAAGTCCTCAGACCGGAAGAGAAGAGATGCCTCCGTTCACACCAACAGAAAAAGGTTGCACCAGATCCTAGAGAGCAGAGCCCAAAGGCAAGGCACCCGCAGATGCAGCGCCACACCATCCCTCACAAGGACGAGGTGGTGAAGGTCAAAGTCCTCAGACCGGAAGAGGAGAGATGCCTCCGTTCACACCAACAGAAAAAGGTTGCACCAGATCCTAGAGAGCAGAGCCCAAAGGCAAGGCACCCGCAGATGCAGCGCCACACCATCCCTCACAAGGACGAGGTGGTGAAGGTCAAAGTCTTCAGACCGGAAGAGGAGAGATGCCTCCGTTCACACCAACAGAAAAAGGTTGCACCAGATCCTAGAGAGCAGAGCCCAAAGGCAAGGCACCCGCAGATGCAGCGCCACACCATCCCTCACAAGGACGAGGTGGTGAAGGTCAAAGTCctcagacaggaagaggagagatgcCTCCGTTCACACCAACAGAAAAAGGTTGCACCAGATCCTAAAGAGCAGAGCCCAAAGGCAAAGCACCCAAAGATGCAGAGCCACACCCCCTATCACAAGGACGAGGTGGTGAAGGTCAAAGGCctcagacaggaagaggagagattGCTCGGTTCACACCAACAGAAAAAGGTTGCACCAGATCCTGGAGAGCAGAGCCCAAAGGCAAAGCACCCAAAGATGCAGCGCCAAACCATCCCTCATAAGGACGAGGTGGTGAAGGTCAAAGTCctcagacaggaagaggagagatgcCTCCGTTCACATCAACAGGAAAAGGTTGCACCCGATCCTGGAGAGCAGAGCCCAAAGGCAAAGTATCCAAAGATGCAATGCCACACCATCCCTCACAAAGACGAGGTGGTGAAGGACAAAGGcctcagagaggaagaggagagatgcCTCCGTTCACACCAACAGGAAAAGGTTGCACCCGATCCTGGAGAGCAGAGCCCAAAGGCAAAGCACCCGAAGATGCAATGCCACACCATCCCTCACAAGGACGAGGTGGTGAAGGACAAAGAcctcagagaggaagaggagagatgcCTCCGTTCACACCAACAGGAAAAGGTTGCACCCGATCCTGGAGAGCAGAGCCCAAAGGCAAAGCACCCGAAGATGCAATGCCACACCATCCCTCACAAGGACGAGGTGGTGAAGGACAAAGAcctcagagaggaagaggagagatgcCTCCGTTCACACCAACAGGAAAAGGTTGCACCCGATCCTGGAGAGCAGAGCCCAAAGGCAAAGCACCCGAAGATGCAATGCCACACCATCCCTCACAAGGACGAGGTGGTGAAGGACAAAGAcctcagagaggaagaggagagatgcCTCCGTTCACACCAACAGGAAAAGGTTGCACCCGATCCTGGAGAGCAGAGCCCAAAGGCAAAGCACCCGAAGATGCAATGCCACACCATCCCTCACAAGGACGAGGTGGTGAAGGACAAAGAcctcagagaggaagaggagagatgcCTCCGTTCACACCAACAGGAAAAGGTTGCACCCGATCCTGGAGAGCAGAGCCCAAAGGCAAAGCATCCAAAGATGCAATGCCACACCATCCCTCACAAAGACGAGGTGGTGAAGGACAAAGGcctcagagaggaagaggagagacggcTGGGGGAAAACAAGACAGGTGTTCAGGCTGTGCCCGAAAAAAAGAAGGGACAAGATGCCGTCTCCCCGACTCAGACCGTCAGACAGCAGCAGATAAAGTTTCTTGG gTTCCCGAACCCAGCAGtatactgttatataaactCCACCCTGCAGAGCCTCCTGACATTGGAGGAGTTTGTAAGCGCCTTCAGCTGTCAGGAGGAGGTCTGGAATTCAATGCCTGAAGCTGCACTTCTGAG ATCATTTATGGACATCAAAAAGTGTCACTTTTCCGGGGACACCAGCCATAAAATTGACCTTCTAACTGAACTCAAGAAGACGATTTGGTCTCCGGAGTTCCAGGATCTCGACCAGAAG gatGCTCACGAGTTCTTCACCACTGTGCTCGAGCAGATGAGATGCTTGAGCCCAAAGCTTCAGGAGATGGCTGCCAGGTTGGGCACCTCCTACAGCTGTCCAGTGGAAGATAACTTGGTGTTTAAAATGCTTAACACCAGGACCTGCAAAAG GTGCGGCTCAGGATCCTCACGAGAGGAGGAATTTACTAACCTCTCCCTGGATCTGGTGCCTGGAGGCGGAAGCGTGGAGCAGATGCTTGAGGATTACCTGTCG GAGAAGGAGTTGAAGTACAAGTGCGAGTGCGGTGGCACCAAGTCAATCCAGCGCCTGTCATTTCTGACCCTGCCAAG AGTGCTGGTCTTGCATCTAAAGCGCTTCAGGTTCACTCCATCCTTCCAGCTTCGAAAGCTCAATGACCCCGTCAGCCTACTCAGGGATCTGGTGGTGATGTCAGACCAG GCTGGTTGCTGCTACAGTCTGGTCAGCACCATTAATCACCTCGGCTCCACACCAGATAGTG GACACTACATCTGTGACGGCAGGGATCCAGATGTGGGACAGGGGGACCGAACTGACCGCTGGTTCACCTACGATGACGCAGAGGTGACCGAAACAAGCGGCGACTATGTGTGTGACACGCGGAGAAGATCCTCCTACATCCTGACATACAAACGTCAt GACTAG